CAGTGGGAGACTCGCTGATATTTATGCTCAAAGATTCGACATTTGGGGATTTTGTAACCGGCTCAAATAACACACCTGCCTTCGCCGATTTGGACGGCGATGACGATATTGATTTTTTCTTTGGGGACATTGGCGGAAATCTCGAATTTTATCGCAACGATGGGGACAAATTTTTCCCAAGCTTCGTATTTATCACCGACAACTATGACAGTGTGTATGCCTTTCCGGGCGCGGGCGGCTCACGCTCCCCGGCTGAGGCACTGCATGGATTCAGCACAATTAACTTCGCTGATTTGGATTCAGACGACGACGAGGATCTCTTTTGGGGAGATATCAACAACGGCAGTTTGTATGAGTTCATCAACCATGGCTCGCCAAGTTTATCTGAGCTTCGCCTGCTGACAGAGACATTGCTTCCGACCTCGACTGTCGGTCATAACCACTCTGCGTTTGCTGATTTCGATAACGACAATGATCTGGATATTCTGGTTGGGGCGGCCAATGGCTCAGATATCGACAACCTTCTGTTTTTTCGAAATTCGGGCAGTCCGATCCTTCCGGTATTGATGCTTGAGAGTACAAATTTCCTGTCTACGATTGATTTGGGAAGCGACGCCATGCCGGCAATGGAGGATTTGGATAACGATGGCGATATGGACCTTCTCATCGGGGGGCTTCAGGGTCAATTGAATTACTTTGAGAATACTGGTTCCGTATTTGCGCCGATTTTTGAGCTAAGATCCAACCAATTTCAAGGAATCAACGCCGGATTTAATCTCGCTCCTGAGCTTGTCGATATCGATGGCGACGAAGACCTTGACTTGCTGATTGGCAATCTCGAGGGTAAAATCCAGTTTTGGCGGAATGTAGGCACAAAGCAGAGTTTCACAGCGTCCCTTGTCACCGCTCAGCTTTCTGGGATCAAAGTTGACCAGGTCGCAAGTGTGCGGGCGGTTGATTTGAATAATGATAATCTGCTCGATTTGGTTATCGGTGAATGGGACTTTAACGGATTTGCTAATGTCCTGCTTTACCAGAATACCGGATCTCGGTCAAATCCAACATTCACACTTGTCACTAAAGGTTTAATTAAACGGACTTTGCGCGAACTGACCCTTCCTCAGCCGTATGATTACGACCAAGACGGCAAAATGGATTTGGTCCTCGGCGCGCGAATTTCCGGTTTGCAGTGGTTTAAGAATTCATCGCCTGTCGGTCAATTCCCTGATTCAATGACGCTCGTCTTCCAGCCAGACACAGTGGCCGGTTCTGATGATGGCACACGGCTGACTGCGCTCTTTGTCGATTTGGACCGGGATGGGGACGACGATATAATTACCGGAGAAGAAGATGGCGGACTCAACTTCCACCGCCGCCTCGGGCGCTGCTGCGCTAATTCGGTCGGCAATGTCGATGGAGACGCATTTGATCAGGTCGACATTGGCGATTTAAGTCTGCTTATCGATTATCTTTTTATCACTCTTGTGCCGCCAGTGTGCACAGACGAGGCCGATATTATGGACGATGGAAGTGGATCTGTCGATATCTCCGATCTGACTGCACTTATCGATTTCTTATTCATAAGCAATCAGCCGCTTGGACTCTGTCGATAACAAACTGCGTGACAACAAGAAGCGGGCCTGAGCTGCTTTACCCGAGCCGATGCCGCACAATTTCCCCTTGTATCATATAGAGAACATCTTCGGCGATATTTGTCGTATGGTCAGCCACCCGTTCGAGGTTTCTGGATAGGGCCAAAGAGCTAATCAACAAATCCATTTGTTTGGGGTTTGTTTTTATTGCTTCCTCTATGAGTCCGTACGAAAGCCGGTGCATTGCATCGATTTCATCATCAGTTTTGCAGACTTCTTGAGCTAAATGCCGGTCAAGATTGACGAGGGCATCGAGACTGTTACGAAGCATCGACTGGGCAAGCTCGGCCATCCGGCTCAGATCAAAGGGGAGCTTGAGCGGTTCTCGAGTGGAAAGAAAAACCGAGCGTTCGGCTAAATTCACCGCCAAATCGCCGATGCGCTCCAAATCGCTGTTAATTTTCAGGACGGCAATGATAAAGCGAAGGTCTATCGCCACAGGCTGGTGGAGAGCCAGGATTTTCAGACAATCTTCTTCAACTTCCACTTCCATATCATCGATAGCGGTATCGTTCTCAATAGCCTGTTGGGCAAGGACGGTGTCCCGTGTTTGAATCGATTTGACCGCGCGTCGAAGGTTCTCCTCGACAAGCGCGCCGAGTGTGAGAATCTTCTTTTTGAGGAGCTCAATTTCTCGCTGAAAGTACATAGTCATAATGAGGTCAACGGCAATTTCATCCAAATCGGCCGGTGATGTAATCCTCCGTTCTTTTTTCTATCGGCTTCGTAAATATCTGCTTCGTCGGCCCGCTCTCGATCATTTTGCCTTCGTAAAAGAAGGCGGTCGTATCGGAGACACGCGCGGCCTGCTGCATGTTATGGGTCACAATAACTATAGTATAATTATTCCTCAGTTCCGCAATCAAGTCTTCAATTTTTGACGTTGAAATCGGATCCAGAGCCGAAGCCGGCTCATCCATGAGAATAACCTCAGGTCTGATAGCAAGCGCTCGGGCGATACAGAGTCTCTGCTGCTGCCCTCCGGAGAGCATATAGGCGCTTTGAGCAAGCTTGTCTTTGACCTCATCCCAGAGGAATGCTTTCTTCAGCGTCTGCTCAACAGCTTCCGTTATTTCATATTTATCATCTATGCCGTTCACCCTTAGGCCATAGGCGACATTCTCAAAAATGGATTTGGGAAACGGATTTGATTTCTGAAAAACCATCCCCACCCGGGTGCGAACACTGGAGACATCCTTGTAACTTCGATAAATGTCGATACCATCGAGCAGTACCGTGCCGGTCAATCGTGTTCCGGGAATGGTTTCGTTCATTCTGTTAAATGTGCGGAGAAAAGTCGACTTGCCACAGCCCGACGGCCCGATCAGGGCGGTGACGCGGTTAATGCGGATATCAAGCGAGACATCGATCAAAGCCTGATGGCTGCCATAGAAAAAGTTCAGTTTCAGCGCGGAGAGCTTTATCGGTCTTGTTGTAGTGGTCGTTGCGTTAGCGGGCATAATATCTCTGGCGTGAAATAGACACTTTTTTAATTGCTGGCCCGGCGGCGTCGCATTCGTGACCTGATAAACACAGCAGTGAAGTTAAGCAGGAAAGTCAGAACCAGCAAGACAAGAACAGTGCCGAACAGAATCGGTTTGGTTTTTTCGACATTGGGTGATTGGGTGGCCATGACAAAGATATGGTAACCCATCTCCATGAACTGATCGTTTAGGCTTGTGGGCAGATAAGGAAGATAGTAGGCCGCGCCAGTGAACATTATTGGGGCCACTT
This window of the Candidatus Zixiibacteriota bacterium genome carries:
- the pstB gene encoding phosphate ABC transporter ATP-binding protein PstB, translated to MPANATTTTTRPIKLSALKLNFFYGSHQALIDVSLDIRINRVTALIGPSGCGKSTFLRTFNRMNETIPGTRLTGTVLLDGIDIYRSYKDVSSVRTRVGMVFQKSNPFPKSIFENVAYGLRVNGIDDKYEITEAVEQTLKKAFLWDEVKDKLAQSAYMLSGGQQQRLCIARALAIRPEVILMDEPASALDPISTSKIEDLIAELRNNYTIVIVTHNMQQAARVSDTTAFFYEGKMIESGPTKQIFTKPIEKRTEDYITGRFG
- the phoU gene encoding phosphate signaling complex protein PhoU, yielding MTMYFQREIELLKKKILTLGALVEENLRRAVKSIQTRDTVLAQQAIENDTAIDDMEVEVEEDCLKILALHQPVAIDLRFIIAVLKINSDLERIGDLAVNLAERSVFLSTREPLKLPFDLSRMAELAQSMLRNSLDALVNLDRHLAQEVCKTDDEIDAMHRLSYGLIEEAIKTNPKQMDLLISSLALSRNLERVADHTTNIAEDVLYMIQGEIVRHRLG
- a CDS encoding VCBS repeat-containing protein, which codes for MQTATQMKYTFLTLTLFFFASLSASAAEYRREVDPFPMVVSGQPVLYPFLGGINNPKPTLIDFDNDGLFDLFYGDAQGKLAWFKNQGTLTDPNFIVVSQRFAGIDIGSWHRFCDIDGDTDLDLFCDSRFGTAIFYRNESVGDSLIFMLKDSTFGDFVTGSNNTPAFADLDGDDDIDFFFGDIGGNLEFYRNDGDKFFPSFVFITDNYDSVYAFPGAGGSRSPAEALHGFSTINFADLDSDDDEDLFWGDINNGSLYEFINHGSPSLSELRLLTETLLPTSTVGHNHSAFADFDNDNDLDILVGAANGSDIDNLLFFRNSGSPILPVLMLESTNFLSTIDLGSDAMPAMEDLDNDGDMDLLIGGLQGQLNYFENTGSVFAPIFELRSNQFQGINAGFNLAPELVDIDGDEDLDLLIGNLEGKIQFWRNVGTKQSFTASLVTAQLSGIKVDQVASVRAVDLNNDNLLDLVIGEWDFNGFANVLLYQNTGSRSNPTFTLVTKGLIKRTLRELTLPQPYDYDQDGKMDLVLGARISGLQWFKNSSPVGQFPDSMTLVFQPDTVAGSDDGTRLTALFVDLDRDGDDDIITGEEDGGLNFHRRLGRCCANSVGNVDGDAFDQVDIGDLSLLIDYLFITLVPPVCTDEADIMDDGSGSVDISDLTALIDFLFISNQPLGLCR